The following coding sequences lie in one Jonesia denitrificans DSM 20603 genomic window:
- a CDS encoding glycoside hydrolase family 27 protein, with amino-acid sequence MRPSHPPMGWNSWDCFGTTVTEHELLANAEVMAARLLPSGWNTIVCDIQWYEPAAKAGGYNDNADLHLDSYGRPLPVPQRFPSATTINGTPTGFTHIAHSIHAKGLAFGVHLMRGIPRQAVTNNLPIAHSSHYAGDVADTTSTCPWNTDNYGVNPEHPGAQDWYDALIDQLASWGIDFLKIDDMLAPYHASEIELVHRAIARAEHRHNRTITLSLSPGTRVSLTRRDHLAAHATMWRISDDLWDRWEDITAQIDRLALWAPHQTPGAWADADMLPLGRIGVRAERGQPRNSALTITEQRTLMSAWTLAQSPLMMGGDLATSSDVTFELLTNSAVLEHYRQGIAAHCILAEGKTRVWLTPAHAPTRHVAVMNLDDTARTHIIDLDDIAAPHTTSATDVWTGRHYAVTTDTATHPYRHIAVTVPAHGVAHLALTSSH; translated from the coding sequence ATGCGTCCATCGCACCCACCCATGGGATGGAACTCCTGGGACTGCTTCGGGACAACCGTCACCGAACATGAGCTCCTCGCCAACGCAGAGGTCATGGCTGCCCGGTTGTTGCCATCAGGATGGAACACGATCGTGTGCGACATCCAATGGTACGAGCCTGCAGCCAAAGCCGGCGGATACAATGACAACGCCGACCTCCACCTCGATAGCTACGGTCGTCCACTGCCTGTTCCCCAACGATTCCCCTCCGCCACAACCATCAATGGCACTCCCACAGGATTCACCCACATCGCCCACAGCATTCACGCCAAAGGGCTTGCCTTTGGTGTCCACCTCATGCGTGGAATCCCACGGCAGGCGGTGACCAACAACCTGCCCATCGCCCACTCGTCGCACTATGCTGGCGACGTCGCTGACACCACCTCCACGTGCCCATGGAACACAGACAACTACGGGGTCAACCCCGAACATCCGGGCGCACAAGATTGGTATGACGCACTCATCGACCAACTCGCGAGCTGGGGAATCGACTTCCTCAAAATCGACGACATGCTCGCCCCCTACCACGCCAGCGAGATCGAACTCGTCCACCGAGCCATCGCCCGTGCTGAACACCGCCACAACCGAACAATCACGCTGTCCCTGTCGCCCGGAACACGGGTCTCACTGACCCGACGAGATCACCTTGCCGCCCACGCAACAATGTGGCGCATCAGCGATGACCTGTGGGACCGGTGGGAGGACATCACCGCCCAAATCGACCGCCTCGCCCTGTGGGCGCCCCACCAAACACCAGGAGCGTGGGCGGACGCGGACATGTTGCCACTGGGACGCATCGGCGTGAGAGCAGAACGAGGCCAACCCCGCAACAGCGCCTTGACCATCACCGAGCAACGGACCCTCATGTCCGCATGGACACTGGCTCAGTCGCCTCTCATGATGGGCGGTGATCTTGCCACGAGTAGTGATGTCACCTTCGAGCTCCTCACCAACAGTGCGGTTCTTGAGCACTACCGCCAAGGCATTGCAGCGCACTGCATCCTTGCTGAAGGAAAAACCCGGGTGTGGCTCACCCCTGCCCACGCGCCCACGCGCCACGTCGCAGTGATGAACCTCGATGACACTGCACGCACCCATATCATCGACCTTGATGACATTGCCGCCCCCCACACAACAAGCGCGACAGATGTGTGGACCGGACGCCACTATGCCGTCACCACGGACACTGCGACGCACCCCTACCGGCACATCGCAGTGACTGTACCCGCCCACGGTGTCGCCCACTTGGCGCTCACCAGTTCGCACTAA
- a CDS encoding alpha-N-arabinofuranosidase, with translation MSTARLHLDPAFTVGPVRRRTFGAFVEHLGRCVYEGIYEPEHPSADADGFRTDVLELTKELGVSSVRYPGGNFVSGYRWEDGIGPREERPVRLDLAWHSSDPNHVGVDEYMAWCEKAGVEPMMAVNLGTRGVQEALDLLEYCNVPGGTYWSDLRRKNGREEPYRITMWCLGNEMDGPWQIGHKTAEEYARLATETARAMRMIDPTIELIVCGSSASDMETFGAWEATVLNEAYEQVDMISAHAYYWEKDGDLASFMASAVNMDHFIDSVTAAADWVRAVKKTDKRIMISFDEWNVWYMDRAESVPPKGDDWPVAPVLLEDHYNVADAVVVGNLLISLLRHTDRVASASLAQLVNVIAPIMTEKSGRAYKQTTFHPFALTSQFARGDVLQVGIDSPTMTTARFGEVPTIDAVATRDPDTGETSVFVVNRALEGETTISIDTRALTEWADTELTGVSASTYAHSDHTWQATADDDATVAVQTNESATREGHTVTVTVPAISWTHLHLTR, from the coding sequence ATGAGTACCGCACGCCTTCACCTCGACCCAGCATTTACTGTCGGCCCAGTTCGCCGCCGCACCTTCGGTGCGTTTGTGGAGCACCTTGGCCGTTGCGTGTACGAAGGAATCTACGAACCAGAACACCCCAGCGCCGACGCTGACGGGTTTCGCACTGACGTTCTCGAACTCACCAAAGAGCTTGGTGTCTCTTCCGTGCGGTATCCCGGTGGGAACTTCGTGTCCGGATACCGGTGGGAAGATGGCATTGGACCACGCGAAGAACGCCCCGTCCGCCTCGACCTCGCTTGGCACTCCTCAGACCCCAACCACGTCGGTGTTGACGAATACATGGCTTGGTGTGAGAAAGCCGGGGTTGAACCCATGATGGCGGTCAACCTTGGGACACGGGGCGTCCAAGAAGCACTTGATCTCTTGGAATACTGCAATGTGCCCGGTGGTACCTACTGGTCAGACCTCCGGCGGAAAAACGGGCGAGAAGAACCCTACCGCATCACGATGTGGTGCCTGGGTAACGAAATGGACGGCCCTTGGCAAATCGGTCACAAAACGGCTGAGGAGTATGCGCGCCTCGCTACTGAAACAGCCCGTGCTATGCGGATGATCGACCCCACCATTGAGCTCATTGTGTGTGGGTCCTCCGCCTCAGACATGGAGACCTTCGGTGCGTGGGAAGCGACCGTGCTCAACGAAGCATATGAACAAGTGGACATGATTTCGGCCCACGCCTACTACTGGGAGAAGGACGGAGATCTTGCCTCCTTTATGGCCTCAGCAGTCAATATGGATCATTTCATTGACTCGGTGACGGCAGCCGCTGATTGGGTGCGGGCGGTGAAGAAAACCGACAAGCGCATCATGATTTCCTTTGATGAATGGAACGTGTGGTACATGGACCGCGCAGAATCCGTACCGCCCAAGGGGGACGATTGGCCGGTGGCACCAGTTCTTCTGGAGGACCACTACAACGTTGCTGATGCAGTTGTTGTGGGGAACTTGCTCATCTCGTTGCTCCGCCACACTGATCGTGTGGCCTCGGCGTCTCTTGCGCAATTGGTTAACGTGATCGCGCCGATCATGACCGAAAAGTCGGGGCGTGCGTATAAGCAAACAACGTTCCACCCGTTCGCGTTGACCTCGCAGTTTGCCCGCGGTGATGTCCTTCAGGTGGGAATTGATTCACCAACCATGACAACAGCTCGCTTTGGTGAGGTGCCGACCATTGATGCGGTTGCGACCCGTGATCCTGACACGGGGGAGACGTCTGTGTTCGTGGTGAACCGCGCCCTTGAGGGGGAGACGACCATCAGCATTGACACTCGTGCGCTGACCGAATGGGCAGACACTGAACTGACTGGTGTGTCAGCCTCGACGTATGCCCACAGTGACCACACGTGGCAGGCCACTGCGGATGACGATGCGACCGTTGCAGTTCAGACCAATGAGAGCGCCACGCGTGAGGGGCACACAGTGACCGTGACTGTTCCGGCAATCTCTTGGACGCATCTGCATCTGACCCGCTGA